The following proteins are encoded in a genomic region of Chryseobacterium cucumeris:
- a CDS encoding UDP-glucose--hexose-1-phosphate uridylyltransferase — translation MNTLFDPKKHPHRRYNPLLDEWILVSPQRANRPWQGQREETVTENRPEYAPDCYLCSGNIRANGDRNPEYKGTYVFNNDFGALLNEEVDFSEQQSGFFTLLPERGINRVVCFSENHSLTLPEMSLEHIKNVVDVWQEQFNELAALDHINYVQIFENKGSIMGCSNPHPHGQIWAQSSIPAMVQKTQDQLKSYFEKNKRTLLEDYLRQEITAGERIVTENEHFAALVPFWASWPYETMMISKQKRENIAEFSEAEKESFAAVLKDLTTIYDNLFETSFPYSAGIHQSPTDGKEHPEWHFHMHFYPPLLRSAEIKKFMVGYEMLAEPQRDITPEQSAAILRNLSTIHYKKK, via the coding sequence ATGAATACATTATTTGACCCTAAAAAACATCCCCACAGAAGATACAATCCTCTTTTGGATGAATGGATACTCGTTTCCCCACAACGGGCAAACAGGCCATGGCAGGGGCAGAGAGAAGAAACAGTAACAGAAAACCGTCCTGAATATGCCCCGGACTGCTATCTCTGCTCAGGAAATATTCGTGCTAATGGAGACCGTAACCCTGAATATAAAGGAACCTATGTCTTTAACAATGATTTTGGAGCATTGCTGAATGAAGAAGTTGATTTTTCTGAACAACAGTCAGGATTTTTTACTCTACTTCCGGAACGAGGAATCAACAGGGTGGTTTGTTTTTCTGAAAACCACAGCCTTACTTTGCCGGAAATGTCTTTGGAACACATCAAAAATGTGGTGGATGTATGGCAGGAGCAGTTCAATGAGCTGGCCGCTCTGGACCATATCAACTATGTTCAGATTTTTGAAAATAAAGGAAGCATCATGGGCTGCAGCAACCCGCATCCGCATGGTCAGATATGGGCGCAGTCGTCCATTCCGGCAATGGTTCAGAAAACCCAGGATCAGCTGAAATCGTATTTTGAAAAGAATAAAAGGACATTGCTGGAAGACTATCTTCGGCAGGAAATCACGGCTGGTGAGCGCATCGTCACAGAAAATGAACACTTTGCCGCATTGGTGCCGTTTTGGGCGTCTTGGCCTTACGAAACAATGATGATCAGCAAACAGAAAAGAGAAAATATTGCGGAATTTTCTGAAGCGGAAAAAGAATCTTTTGCTGCTGTCCTCAAGGATCTGACCACAATATATGATAACCTTTTTGAAACGTCATTTCCTTATTCTGCGGGAATTCATCAATCTCCAACAGACGGAAAAGAGCATCCTGAATGGCATTTTCATATGCACTTTTATCCGCCGTTGCTCAGAAGTGCGGAAATAAAAAAATTTATGGTAGGATATGAAATGCTTGCAGAGCCTCAACGGGACATTACCCCCGAACAAAGTGCCGCAATATTAAGAAACCTTTCCACCATTCATTACAAGAAAAAATAA
- the galK gene encoding galactokinase, with translation MDEQLINPTLQKFRTEFKEEPEHIFLSPGRINIIGEHVDYSDGFVLPAAIDKYICFAVRRRPQTNLCRIIAKDLGEEYTFDVTKEVKPVQQMWMNYILGVFSQLQKPENQFCGMEIVFSSTIPMGSGLSSSAALECGFAYILNELFDLRLSKKEIAVIGQKSEHTFAGVQCGIMDQFASVFGKENKVIMLDCNSLEHQYFDADLKGYSLLLFDSCVKHSHLTSGYNERRKDVEHGKKVLWEKFPEVEKFRDFTTTMLDSVKEKMGSVSHKRCLYLLKEIKRVEMAAKAISEGNVEHLGRLLTETHAGLSTEFEVSCEELDFLVENTLQQGGVLGARMMGGGFGGCSINLIQEDKVEEVIQAISEKYFEHFNIEMKVYQVKISDGIKEYTNEYII, from the coding sequence ATGGATGAACAGTTAATCAACCCAACCCTGCAAAAGTTTAGGACCGAATTCAAAGAAGAGCCTGAACATATTTTCCTTTCTCCCGGAAGAATTAATATTATTGGTGAGCATGTAGACTATAGCGACGGCTTTGTATTGCCTGCTGCCATAGACAAATACATCTGTTTTGCTGTCCGCAGACGGCCACAGACCAATTTGTGCAGGATCATAGCCAAGGATCTTGGAGAAGAATATACATTTGATGTTACAAAAGAGGTAAAACCGGTACAGCAGATGTGGATGAACTATATTCTAGGCGTTTTCAGTCAGCTGCAGAAACCCGAAAATCAATTTTGCGGAATGGAAATTGTTTTCAGCAGTACCATCCCGATGGGATCCGGGCTTTCCTCTTCGGCCGCTCTTGAATGCGGTTTTGCCTATATCCTTAATGAACTTTTTGATCTGCGGCTGTCAAAAAAAGAAATCGCGGTGATCGGGCAAAAATCCGAACATACTTTTGCAGGAGTTCAGTGCGGAATTATGGATCAGTTTGCCTCCGTTTTCGGAAAGGAAAATAAGGTCATTATGCTTGATTGCAATTCCCTGGAACATCAATATTTTGATGCTGACCTTAAAGGATACAGCTTATTGCTTTTTGACAGCTGTGTAAAACATAGTCATCTGACATCCGGCTATAATGAAAGGCGTAAAGATGTTGAGCATGGAAAAAAAGTTTTATGGGAAAAATTCCCCGAAGTAGAGAAGTTCCGGGATTTTACCACAACTATGCTTGACAGTGTTAAAGAGAAAATGGGAAGTGTTTCACATAAAAGATGTCTCTACTTACTGAAAGAAATAAAGAGGGTAGAAATGGCGGCAAAAGCTATTTCAGAAGGAAATGTTGAGCATCTGGGAAGACTTCTCACGGAAACTCACGCCGGGCTGTCCACTGAATTTGAAGTCAGCTGCGAAGAACTTGATTTTTTGGTTGAAAACACATTGCAGCAGGGAGGTGTACTGGGAGCAAGAATGATGGGAGGAGGTTTCGGAGGCTGCAGCATCAACCTGATTCAGGAAGATAAAGTTGAGGAAGTAATTCAGGCCATCAGTGAAAAATATTTTGAACACTTTAATATTGAGATGAAAGTTTACCAGGTTAAAATTTCAGACGGGATAAAAGAATACACCAATGAATACATTATTTGA
- a CDS encoding AraC family transcriptional regulator: protein MKHVNPSFEAVRPTIGSSFTSLKFLTNENIKSHVWHYHPEVELIFVCKGSGKRQIGSSITYFSEGDLVLIGSNLPHCGLTNESTHNEYEMVIQFKPDFLGEPIWNIPEMQRISALLEKSKAGIVFGEEVKKTIGKEITEMHDASSLDKLCRFLKILDELSVTQDYRILNAGKYYLQTQIEDNERINLIFNYVKDHFKEAITLEEMADLANMKVPSFCRYFKKITNKTFTQFVNEYRITHALKLLAEQPLSITEVCFESGFNNFSYFNRTFKEYISKSPSQYRKEFNYFME, encoded by the coding sequence ATGAAACATGTAAATCCTTCTTTTGAGGCGGTAAGACCTACTATAGGAAGCAGTTTTACCAGCCTTAAATTTCTGACTAATGAGAATATAAAATCTCATGTCTGGCATTACCATCCCGAGGTTGAGCTGATTTTTGTATGCAAAGGCTCCGGGAAAAGACAGATCGGAAGCAGTATCACTTATTTTTCAGAGGGAGATCTTGTACTGATAGGAAGTAACCTTCCACATTGTGGACTGACCAATGAAAGTACACATAATGAGTATGAAATGGTGATTCAGTTTAAGCCTGATTTTTTAGGAGAACCGATCTGGAATATTCCGGAGATGCAAAGGATTTCTGCACTGCTGGAAAAGTCAAAAGCAGGAATCGTATTCGGGGAAGAAGTGAAGAAAACAATCGGGAAAGAGATTACGGAGATGCATGATGCTTCCTCCCTCGACAAGCTGTGCAGATTTCTGAAAATATTGGATGAACTGTCTGTTACCCAGGATTACAGGATTTTAAATGCAGGGAAATATTACCTTCAGACACAGATTGAAGATAATGAAAGAATCAATCTTATATTCAATTACGTTAAAGATCATTTCAAAGAAGCCATAACCCTCGAGGAGATGGCTGATCTTGCCAATATGAAAGTGCCGTCTTTCTGCCGGTATTTTAAAAAAATTACCAATAAAACCTTTACACAGTTTGTCAACGAATACAGAATTACCCATGCTCTTAAGCTTCTGGCAGAACAGCCTTTGAGTATTACGGAAGTCTGCTTTGAATCGGGGTTCAATAACTTCAGCTATTTTAACAGGACTTTTAAAGAGTATATCAGTAAAAGCCCTTCTCAGTACAGAAAAGAATTTAATTATTTTATGGAGTAA
- a CDS encoding alpha-glucuronidase, translating into MRYLRLNILFFLIFPLLVFAEDGSQLWLRFPAKNGISADQIISKGSSPTLNIARKELGSHWQGQTVELRTENKEKNLKDGYRIVSTPEKIVISAGKEIGLLYGVYHILRLQQTKADLSHLNTIEKPSYDVRVLDHWDNLDGSIERGYAGRSLWKWEDLPGKVSPRYEEYARANASVGINSVVLNNVNASPNMLREDYLKKVRVLADIFRPYGIKVYLSVNFSSPKVLGGLQNSDPLNKDVKKWWKDKAAEIYKLIPDFGGFLVKANSEGQPGPQDYGRTHADGANMMADALKPYNGIVMWRAFVYSPSKDDRAKQAYLEFVPLDGKFRDNVIIQIKNGPIDFQPREAFNPLFGALRKTSEMVEFQITQEYLGFSNHLVFLAPLFKETLDSDTYSDGQGSTIAKITDGTLRPAKLTAISAVANIGEDTNWTGHHFAQANWYAFGRLAWNHQVTSEQIADEWIKMTFTDDQNFLNPVKEIMLSSRETAVDYMMPLGLHHIFAGGHHYGPEPWGDYKGGRPDWSPVYYHQADAKGVGFNRTKTGSNAVSQYFPPLNERYGNISTCPENLILWFHHVPWDYTMKDGKSLWDELCYTYDSGVKKVRDYQKVWNRMEPYIDKQRFADVQSKLKIQSKDAVWWKDACLLYFQTFSKKPIPYDIERPVHELEDLKKIKLNMGHHN; encoded by the coding sequence ATGCGATATCTGAGACTCAACATTCTATTTTTTCTGATATTTCCTTTGCTGGTTTTCGCGGAGGACGGAAGTCAGCTCTGGCTTCGGTTTCCTGCAAAAAACGGAATATCGGCAGATCAAATTATTTCCAAAGGCAGCAGTCCAACCCTGAATATTGCCAGAAAAGAGCTGGGCAGCCACTGGCAGGGACAGACGGTGGAACTTCGTACCGAAAACAAAGAGAAAAACCTGAAAGACGGTTACAGGATTGTTTCCACGCCTGAAAAAATTGTTATTTCTGCGGGTAAAGAAATAGGACTGTTGTATGGAGTCTATCATATTTTAAGATTACAGCAGACAAAAGCCGACCTGTCTCATTTAAATACGATAGAAAAGCCCTCATACGATGTAAGGGTTCTGGATCATTGGGATAATCTGGATGGAAGTATTGAAAGAGGCTATGCCGGAAGATCACTCTGGAAATGGGAAGATTTACCCGGGAAAGTTTCGCCGCGTTATGAAGAATATGCAAGAGCCAATGCTTCTGTAGGAATCAATTCCGTTGTTTTGAATAATGTGAATGCATCGCCCAATATGCTTAGGGAAGATTATCTTAAAAAAGTAAGGGTTTTGGCTGATATTTTCAGACCTTACGGCATCAAGGTATATCTTTCCGTGAATTTTTCTTCACCTAAAGTGCTGGGCGGATTACAAAATTCAGATCCGTTGAATAAAGACGTAAAAAAATGGTGGAAGGATAAAGCGGCTGAAATTTACAAGTTAATTCCCGATTTTGGCGGATTTTTGGTGAAAGCCAATTCCGAAGGGCAGCCGGGCCCTCAGGATTACGGAAGAACCCATGCAGATGGAGCCAATATGATGGCTGATGCCCTGAAACCTTACAACGGGATCGTGATGTGGAGAGCCTTTGTTTACAGTCCAAGCAAAGACGACAGAGCCAAACAGGCTTATCTTGAATTTGTTCCTCTGGATGGTAAATTCAGGGATAATGTAATTATTCAGATCAAAAACGGACCGATTGATTTCCAGCCTCGCGAAGCGTTCAATCCACTCTTCGGAGCTTTAAGAAAAACTTCTGAAATGGTAGAATTTCAGATCACCCAGGAATATCTGGGCTTTTCAAACCATCTCGTTTTCCTGGCTCCATTATTCAAGGAAACTCTGGACAGCGATACTTATTCTGACGGCCAAGGCTCTACGATTGCTAAAATAACAGACGGTACTTTAAGACCCGCAAAATTGACAGCCATTTCAGCCGTTGCCAATATCGGGGAAGATACGAACTGGACGGGACATCATTTTGCTCAGGCCAACTGGTATGCATTCGGGAGATTAGCATGGAACCATCAGGTGACCTCAGAGCAGATTGCAGATGAATGGATTAAAATGACCTTCACAGACGATCAAAACTTTCTGAATCCGGTAAAGGAGATCATGCTTTCTTCCAGAGAAACTGCCGTGGATTATATGATGCCATTAGGATTACACCATATCTTTGCGGGAGGTCATCACTACGGCCCTGAACCATGGGGAGATTATAAAGGCGGAAGACCAGACTGGTCCCCTGTCTATTACCATCAGGCTGATGCTAAAGGGGTAGGTTTTAACAGAACAAAAACAGGAAGCAATGCGGTTTCACAGTATTTTCCACCGCTTAATGAAAGATATGGAAACATCTCAACCTGCCCGGAAAATCTTATCCTGTGGTTTCATCATGTTCCATGGGATTATACAATGAAAGACGGAAAATCTTTGTGGGATGAGCTGTGTTATACCTATGATTCCGGGGTGAAGAAGGTAAGGGACTATCAGAAAGTCTGGAATAGAATGGAACCTTATATTGATAAACAAAGGTTTGCTGATGTTCAGTCAAAGCTTAAAATTCAATCTAAGGATGCGGTGTGGTGGAAAGATGCCTGCCTGCTGTATTTCCAGACTTTTTCCAAAAAACCTATACCTTATGATATAGAACGGCCTGTTCACGAACTGGAAGATCTGAAAAAGATTAAACTGAACATGGGTCATCACAATTAA
- a CDS encoding glycoside hydrolase family 43 protein, with product MKKSKYLFPEDYMADPSVHVFEDKIYIYPSHDRESGIEENDNGDHFDMNDYHVFSMDDVDSGEIKDHGVVLSVKDIPWAGRQLWDCDVAFKDGKYYMYFPLKDQNDIFRIGVAVSDKPYGPFIPEKHPMMGSYSIDPCIFEDKGKYYMYFGGIWGGQLQRYRDNKALESAIIPENDEPAIHSKVALLSDNMLEFAEAPKDVIIIDENGKPLLHGDKHRFFEASWMHQYNGKYYFSYSTGDTHLICYATGDNPYGPFTFQGEILTPVVGWTTHHSIVEFKGKWYLFFHDSVPSGGKTWLRSMKVIELEYDNEGKIKTIEGLEDQS from the coding sequence ATGAAAAAATCAAAATATTTATTCCCGGAAGATTATATGGCAGATCCTTCCGTTCATGTTTTTGAAGATAAAATCTATATCTATCCTTCTCACGACCGCGAAAGCGGAATTGAAGAAAACGATAACGGGGATCACTTCGATATGAATGATTACCATGTTTTCTCAATGGATGATGTGGACAGCGGAGAAATTAAAGATCATGGTGTAGTCCTTTCGGTAAAAGATATCCCATGGGCGGGGAGACAGCTTTGGGATTGCGATGTGGCCTTTAAAGACGGCAAATATTATATGTACTTTCCTCTTAAAGATCAGAATGATATCTTCAGAATCGGTGTTGCAGTGAGTGATAAACCTTACGGGCCTTTCATTCCTGAAAAACATCCGATGATGGGAAGTTACAGCATCGATCCCTGCATTTTTGAAGATAAAGGTAAATATTATATGTACTTCGGAGGGATCTGGGGCGGACAATTACAGCGTTACAGAGATAATAAGGCACTTGAATCTGCTATAATTCCAGAAAATGATGAACCCGCAATCCATTCAAAAGTGGCTCTGCTGAGCGATAATATGCTTGAGTTTGCCGAAGCACCTAAAGATGTTATCATCATCGATGAAAACGGAAAACCGCTGCTTCATGGAGATAAGCACCGCTTTTTTGAAGCTTCATGGATGCATCAGTACAATGGCAAATATTATTTTTCTTATTCTACAGGGGACACCCACCTGATTTGCTATGCAACCGGGGATAATCCTTACGGTCCGTTTACTTTTCAGGGTGAAATTCTTACTCCGGTGGTAGGATGGACTACCCATCACAGCATCGTGGAGTTCAAAGGAAAATGGTATCTGTTTTTCCATGATTCTGTACCAAGTGGTGGTAAAACATGGCTGAGAAGTATGAAAGTGATTGAACTGGAATACGATAACGAAGGCAAAATCAAAACGATTGAAGGTCTGGAAGATCAGTCATAG
- a CDS encoding endo-1,4-beta-xylanase: MKRILIGLAALTASGLSAQKSDGTLKKAFQDKFYIGTAMSLPQIDGADQKAAAIIKKQFSSVVAENCMKSMFLQPQEGKFFFDDADKFVDFGIKNNMFIIGHTLIWHSQLPKWFFTDKNAKDVSPEVLKQRMKNHITTVVSRYKGKVKGWDVVNEAILEDGTYRKSKFYEILGEDFIPLAFQYAQEADPNAELYYNDYNEWYPEKVKTVIAMVEKLKSRGIRIDGVGMQAHVGMDNPSIDEYGKAILAYSNAGVKVNITELEISALPSPWGSSANVSDTVAYQKEMNPYTKGLPKEVEMKWEKRYLDFFGLFLQHKDKIRRVTLWGVTDKQSWKNDFPVKGRTDYPLLFNRKDQEKPVVQKIIKLAEKN; the protein is encoded by the coding sequence ATGAAACGTATTTTAATTGGTTTGGCGGCTCTTACCGCTTCCGGGCTGTCGGCGCAGAAATCCGATGGTACTTTAAAAAAAGCATTTCAGGACAAATTCTATATCGGAACTGCCATGAGCCTTCCCCAGATTGACGGCGCAGATCAGAAAGCTGCAGCGATTATCAAAAAACAATTCAGCTCTGTTGTTGCTGAAAACTGTATGAAATCGATGTTCCTGCAGCCTCAGGAAGGAAAGTTCTTCTTTGATGATGCCGATAAATTTGTTGATTTCGGAATAAAAAACAATATGTTCATCATTGGGCATACGTTAATCTGGCATTCCCAGCTTCCAAAATGGTTTTTTACAGATAAAAATGCAAAGGATGTTTCTCCTGAAGTATTGAAACAGCGCATGAAAAACCACATTACAACCGTAGTTTCCCGTTACAAAGGGAAAGTAAAAGGATGGGATGTGGTGAATGAAGCCATTCTTGAAGACGGAACCTACAGGAAAAGTAAGTTTTACGAAATCCTGGGTGAAGATTTTATTCCTTTGGCATTTCAGTATGCACAGGAAGCTGATCCCAATGCAGAATTATATTACAACGATTATAATGAATGGTATCCTGAAAAGGTAAAAACAGTCATTGCAATGGTTGAGAAACTTAAATCAAGAGGAATCCGTATTGATGGAGTAGGAATGCAGGCCCATGTCGGGATGGATAACCCTTCCATAGATGAATACGGGAAAGCAATTCTGGCCTATTCCAATGCAGGAGTTAAAGTCAATATTACAGAACTTGAAATCAGTGCACTGCCTTCTCCATGGGGAAGCTCTGCCAATGTTTCGGACACTGTTGCCTATCAGAAAGAAATGAATCCCTACACCAAAGGACTTCCCAAAGAAGTAGAAATGAAATGGGAAAAACGTTACCTTGATTTCTTTGGCTTGTTCTTGCAACATAAAGATAAAATAAGAAGGGTGACCTTATGGGGAGTTACCGATAAGCAGTCCTGGAAAAACGATTTTCCGGTAAAAGGAAGAACAGATTACCCGTTGCTGTTTAACAGGAAAGACCAGGAGAAACCTGTGGTACAAAAAATAATAAAATTGGCAGAGAAAAATTAA
- a CDS encoding MFS transporter, which translates to MDHQPQKISVIEKVGYSLGDLAANLVFQTLVTYLTYFYTDIYGLKAEDASVITLTVGLIAGFGFNPLIGALADRTSSRWGKFRPWILFTAVPLGIAALLAFSTPHFSYQGKMIYAAVTYSLLLLLYASNNLPYAALSGVITGDMGERNSISSYRFVAVMFAQFFVQVFMLPIILYVGHGDKAQGIETVMTWLAVIGSVMLLITFFTTKERIIPKPEQKSSLKEDLKDLFQNRPWIIMLTVTAFIFITLAMKGGSYVYYFNNYVDENALKSFISPITAFFNSAGMNFFGEDPKSAGFGLFNAGGIVMMIVGITFSKKLADRFGKRDTFIASLFISTLFILFFIFYPPKAVGIMFLSQILHGFFYGISTPLLWAMIADVADYSEWKNNRRATAIIFSAMMVGLKVGLSIGSSLVALIIGKYGYISVHGTEQVIQPETVAAGAKMLVSIFPSIPFFIACGLLLFYKINKKMEVQIEKDLAERRK; encoded by the coding sequence ATGGATCATCAACCACAAAAAATATCGGTAATAGAAAAAGTAGGGTATAGCCTGGGAGATCTGGCAGCCAACCTTGTTTTTCAGACCTTAGTCACCTACCTGACCTATTTTTATACAGATATTTACGGACTCAAAGCAGAAGATGCTTCTGTCATTACCCTTACTGTAGGTTTAATTGCCGGGTTTGGCTTTAATCCGCTTATCGGAGCACTGGCAGACCGTACAAGCTCACGATGGGGGAAATTCCGTCCATGGATTTTATTTACCGCTGTACCGCTTGGTATTGCAGCACTTTTGGCCTTCAGCACGCCTCACTTTTCCTACCAGGGTAAAATGATCTATGCTGCGGTTACCTATTCATTATTATTGTTATTATATGCTTCCAATAACTTACCATATGCTGCTCTGAGCGGTGTGATTACAGGGGATATGGGAGAAAGAAACAGTATTTCTTCGTACCGTTTTGTAGCGGTGATGTTTGCCCAGTTCTTTGTACAGGTATTTATGTTGCCAATCATTCTATATGTAGGACACGGAGATAAAGCACAGGGGATCGAGACCGTTATGACATGGCTGGCGGTGATCGGATCCGTCATGTTACTGATTACCTTTTTTACCACCAAAGAAAGAATCATTCCCAAACCGGAGCAGAAATCAAGTCTGAAAGAGGATTTAAAAGATTTATTCCAGAACAGACCCTGGATTATTATGCTTACTGTGACTGCATTTATATTTATCACACTGGCTATGAAAGGTGGATCTTATGTATATTATTTTAACAACTATGTAGATGAAAATGCTCTCAAAAGTTTTATCTCACCCATTACAGCATTCTTTAATTCTGCAGGAATGAATTTCTTTGGGGAAGATCCCAAGTCTGCTGGGTTCGGACTATTTAATGCAGGAGGAATTGTGATGATGATCGTCGGCATTACCTTCTCTAAAAAACTGGCAGACAGATTTGGAAAAAGAGATACTTTTATCGCTTCATTATTCATTTCTACATTGTTTATCCTGTTCTTTATATTTTATCCTCCGAAAGCAGTTGGAATTATGTTCCTGTCACAGATTTTACACGGATTCTTTTATGGAATCAGCACGCCGCTTTTGTGGGCGATGATTGCCGATGTGGCCGATTATTCGGAATGGAAGAACAACCGCAGGGCAACGGCTATTATTTTCTCTGCCATGATGGTAGGACTGAAAGTAGGTCTAAGCATCGGAAGCTCTCTGGTAGCTTTGATCATTGGAAAATACGGATACATTTCAGTACACGGGACCGAACAGGTGATTCAGCCTGAAACAGTGGCAGCAGGAGCGAAGATGCTCGTGAGTATATTCCCGTCCATTCCGTTCTTCATTGCCTGCGGACTGCTTTTATTTTACAAAATCAACAAAAAAATGGAAGTTCAGATTGAAAAAGATCTGGCTGAAAGAAGAAAATAA